The sequence TTATTATGCAGTATCGATATACTGTTTTTGCTGGTCGTGCTGTTTATGTGGCAGGACATAAGGGAATAAAGTTTTTTAGTTCTCAAAGCCTTGAATTGAAGATAGGTAAAGAGTTGCTTGTCGTTACAGGAGAAAATTTGGTAATAAAACACCTAAGCAATGATGATTTGATTATAACAGGCGATATTACTTCAGTCAGCGTAAACAAGTAAGACGAAAAAGGTATATATAGATGTTAAAAAAAATAGCAGATTATATATCAGGCAAAAATAAAGTTGAGATAACGGGACTTAATATAGACCGTTTGCTAAACGGATTGATTAATAGCGGCATAGTTTTATATGATGTTACACGCGTTTCTCATAGAGTTGTTACTGTTTGCGTTACGGATAAAATGCTCAAAAAATTGTTTGTTTACCTAAAACCGTTATGGTATAATGTCGTTGTATTATCCCGT comes from Clostridia bacterium and encodes:
- a CDS encoding YabP/YqfC family sporulation protein, whose amino-acid sequence is IMQYRYTVFAGRAVYVAGHKGIKFFSSQSLELKIGKELLVVTGENLVIKHLSNDDLIITGDITSVSVNK